A genomic window from Candidatus Kouleothrix ribensis includes:
- a CDS encoding phenylacetate--CoA ligase family protein — MQPEASQRAMTAFQAFLATPLDATLSRHTTTSPPQAALELFHNVAASVPAYRAFLAEHAIAPGDVRSPADFARLPLVTKANYLHRYTLADLCRGGNLAGCDFVAVSSGSTGQPTFWPRFVADEFQIAPRFEQVFRDSFHADERRTLAVVCFALGTWVGGMFTASCCRYLAAKGYPITVITPGNNKDEILRVVAELGPAYDQVVLLGYPPFLKDIVDAGRARGLDWSRFAIKLVLAGEVFSEEWRTLVGERTGSTNPNADSASLYGTADAGVLGNETPLSVCVRRWLADHPAAAAALFGEPRLPTLVQYDPLSRFFEVHAGTLLFTGDNGIPLIRYHIADNGGLIGYDELLAFLAGHGFDPLAALGAGARGARRLPFVYVFGRSHFTISYFGANIYPENVTVGLEQPAIKEWVTGKFVLESREDADRNRYLAITVELAPGVAPDAAMAQAIGESILVQLRRLNSEFANYVPAEYQPPRVMLRPTGDPEYFPVGVKHRYTRGPG, encoded by the coding sequence ATGCAGCCAGAAGCGAGTCAGCGCGCGATGACGGCATTTCAGGCATTCCTGGCGACACCGCTCGACGCTACGTTGAGCAGGCATACCACCACATCGCCGCCTCAGGCAGCGCTCGAGCTCTTTCACAATGTTGCGGCCAGCGTGCCGGCCTACCGCGCGTTTCTGGCCGAGCATGCCATCGCGCCCGGCGATGTGCGCAGCCCGGCCGACTTCGCGCGCCTGCCGCTGGTGACCAAGGCCAACTACCTGCACCGCTACACGCTGGCCGATCTGTGCCGCGGCGGTAACCTGGCCGGCTGCGACTTTGTCGCGGTCTCGTCGGGCTCAACCGGCCAGCCAACCTTCTGGCCACGCTTCGTCGCCGACGAGTTCCAGATCGCGCCACGCTTCGAGCAGGTGTTCCGCGACAGCTTCCACGCCGACGAACGGCGCACGCTGGCGGTGGTGTGCTTCGCACTCGGCACCTGGGTTGGCGGCATGTTTACCGCTAGCTGCTGCCGTTACCTGGCCGCCAAGGGCTACCCGATCACGGTGATTACGCCCGGCAACAACAAAGACGAGATCCTGCGCGTGGTGGCCGAGCTCGGCCCGGCCTACGACCAGGTGGTGCTGCTAGGCTACCCACCCTTCCTGAAAGACATCGTCGACGCCGGGCGGGCGCGCGGCCTCGACTGGTCGCGCTTCGCGATCAAGCTGGTCCTGGCCGGCGAGGTGTTCAGCGAAGAGTGGCGCACGCTGGTGGGCGAGCGCACCGGCAGCACCAACCCCAACGCCGACTCGGCCTCGCTGTACGGCACGGCCGATGCCGGCGTGCTAGGCAACGAGACGCCGCTGAGCGTGTGCGTGCGACGCTGGCTGGCCGATCACCCGGCCGCAGCCGCCGCGCTGTTCGGCGAGCCGCGCCTGCCGACGCTGGTGCAGTACGACCCGCTGAGCCGCTTCTTCGAGGTACACGCGGGCACACTGCTGTTCACCGGCGACAACGGCATCCCGCTGATCCGCTACCACATCGCCGACAACGGCGGGCTGATCGGCTACGACGAGCTGCTGGCGTTCCTGGCCGGCCACGGCTTCGACCCACTGGCGGCGCTGGGGGCGGGTGCGCGCGGCGCGCGGCGGCTGCCGTTCGTATATGTATTCGGCCGATCACACTTCACGATCTCGTACTTCGGCGCGAATATCTACCCCGAGAATGTGACGGTCGGGCTCGAGCAACCGGCGATCAAAGAATGGGTCACCGGCAAATTCGTGCTCGAGTCGCGCGAGGATGCCGACCGCAACCGCTACCTGGCGATCACGGTCGAGCTGGCGCCGGGGGTGGCGCCCGACGCAGCCATGGCCCAGGCGATCGGCGAGTCGATCCTCGTGCAGCTGCGGCGGCTCAACAGCGAGTTCGCCAACTACGTGCCGGCCGAGTACCAGCCGCCGCGCGTGATGTTGCGGCCAACCGGCGATCCCGAGTACTTCCCGGTTGGTGTGAAGCACCGCTACACGCGCGGGCCGGGCTAA